Part of the Solanum pennellii chromosome 10, SPENNV200 genome is shown below.
TTTTTGGGAATTGTGTAACCATTTACTACACAATCTTCTCTGCATTTTCGGAATACTAAGGGCAACGAGGGATGTACTCTTAGTGTTTCCTTGACAACAGCTTGGAGATAAGGAAGATTTGGGATATCGGAATCATCAACTAGCCTGTTTGGACCAACTACTCTGTCAATCTCTTCTTGGAGCTTCTTTAATGCTTTTGGATGGTTCAAAAGCTCTGCTATTCCCCATTGCAAACCAACACTTGTTGTATCAGTTCCTCCCAAAAAAAGATCCTATTAAAAGAGGAAAACAAATCATTATCCTTTTTCAATTTGTATAATGGTGCTTTATTAGGCACGCACCAAACTtaagaatgaaagaaatataTTGATCATTACAACTTGCACTATCACTAATGTAACTTGTTTCGCTACGAAAGGCatttttaaataacttatttcgTAGAGattaaatgttttccttcatgcTGAACACACCCTAAAACAAATGGTGCTATCTATGCTatattttcttactaaaatgTACTTTGTAAAGGAGATATATATAAGTCTTATAATTACCAAGAAAAGACCCTTAATGCCATTTCTAGTTAGCTTCATCTCAGCATTTTCATCATCTGCAATTTCCAGAAGAATATCCATCATATCCCTCCTCTCTTTTCCTCCCACACGCCTTTCATCTTCGTGTTTCTTTATGATCCCATCCATTAACTTATCAAATTTGAGCAACAAAGCTTTTGCCTTTCTTCCAGCACCAAGCAGATCATATTTCTTCAAAGGACCAAAAATTTCACCTAATCCCAGCTGCCCTGCAAGTAATACTATCCCCTTTGCAATTTCTCTTATCTCTGCACTCTCGTTGACATTAGTTGAGGTTCTTGTGCTCATAATCAGCCTACAAATAAGATTATTTGTCATATCCATAAGCTGAATTCCAACATCACAAGCATCCCCTTGTTCTGAACACTTAACGAAAAATTCCAACACTTTCATCATCTCCTCCTTCCTAACATCAGCAAATTTACTAATCTGTTGAGCAGACAGAATCTCAGTCATGCAtattttcttcaagaaaatcCAAAGTTTGTTATAGTCCATAATTGAGAACATTGTATCATTGTAAATTTGGTACTCTGAAGAGCCAAATTCTGGCCTATTAGCAAAATTTATGTCATTGGTTTTAAACACTTCTTTCGCTATAGCGCCATTGGACACAACATATGAAGTTGACGCGCCTGCATGAATCAACATGAATGGACCATAGCGCAATGCTAATTTCTGGAAGGATTGGTGCCACAAAGAACCAAGAAGATGCAAATGACCAATGAATGGTAATGCTGGAGGACTTGGAGGAAGATGGATTTTTTTGTGTGATTTCTTGATCAAGAATTGAAATATTATTAGACCACATAGTAAACAGATGAACAAAAAAAGcaagttatgaaattgactttCTATGGAAACAATTGCCATCAGTGCTAAATCCTAATGAGATGATGATTATACCCTCTTAACTTGTGTGTTCTAATTTATAGGCACAAGGTAAAAGCATACTCCTTCTgtcttattttatgtgatactttttattatttagtttattccAAAAAGAATGTCATCTTACTATAGTTagaaacaatttaactttaaatgattttcagctacataaatatctaataattgttttaaactataagttttaaaagtgtttttttctCAAACACCGTGCGAAATCAAATGATgctaacataaaataatttaatattttgtatttttcatttagGGGAAAAGGAATCATTTAGCAGATGCTCTTTTGTCATTTAATAAGGTGAGAGGAATAATTTGCAAGAAGAAGCACAAGAAGACTATAGATTCCATCAATACATTAGACAAAAAGAGGTGAGAATATAACTTGTGGATCTCATCTTTTTAGTTATTTcctaatcatattatattacaAGTTGGAAGAACtcaagttaaaagttgaattacctttttaccctttatatatataaagtaattatgTGTTATACATTAATAATATTGTAGTAAAAATACTcatagttataaaaaaaaaaaagaatcaaattattaaagatattttagccaaaaattaaaaggacttatcaatttttaacttaattatttgacCTTTGATCTTCATCTACATTAATAATACtgcataaaaatattattcttaattatgattttaagttAATAGACTCTTTCTTTTCTCGAGGCACAATACTTCTTCAATTGCTTCATCTCTTGTTTGTGAGCAAAGTGATGAAGATCAAAGGTAAAACAATTAAGTTGGAAACTAATAAGTCTTTTTAActtttggttaaaatatttttaataatttgattcTTTCCATCTTTCCTTATCTAAGGCTCCTTATTTAAGTAACCCAAAGAGTAACTGCATTTCAAATTCCTTTGTATCTTTTTACTCAAATATGGTGGCGAAATCGTACAAGGCTTCATAGCTGTCATCTTCGACTTCTTGGGTGCCATGTTATCAAATACAAGATTTGCTCAAggtttgttattatatttagtgTACAAATATCTCAAAATATTCGCATTCTTTTGATGATTCTTAGAACTTGATGGAATTGTTTCAGGCTCAAAACACATTTACAAGAACATGTGGATGTCATCCTGAAATATCTGCATTCTTTTGATGAATCTTAGCTAAATGAAGTTGTAGAATAGGTCtttgtttttatagtttgagCTCTTTTTACAAGGCTATTCTGTCACAAGTTCTAATGGCTCTAATCTTAGCAAACACGGTCAAAGTTATTACTGTAGTAATATAACATTTTGTTAGTGAATTCAGGTTTCTATATCTTAACTAATGTCTTGTAATGTTGGAAGCAGCAAAAGATTGGTTCCTCTTCAATATTCTACCTTCATTTCTACATATCTCGGTTAGATTTCATGCAGAGgttaaagaatgaagaaaatcaaaatGTTGTTGAAATGATCAATCTTTAGATTgtttaataaaaattgtatcAGACAAACGTGCAACACACGTTCTAGAAAACTAGTCATAATACAAATATTGTTACAAACCCAATAGCAAAACCAACACAATAGAAATTCAAACAATCGATAAATCTATTTACAAACTTGTAACTGAAATTACAAagtaatttaagaactaaaaggGAATTTAAGAATACACTAAGAAGAAAGGGATGAGAAGTAGAACTCAAAGAAAGGGAATGAGAGGACTAAACatttttctcaacaatttgCATAAACCGCTCCTTCTCATCCGTCATCCTTTTAGATAGTTGTTAAATGGGCCTGGGTCCCAATTCGCCTTTGCAAAGGACCTTCTAGTTTTGTTACTTCTTCTCCGCCCAATAACTAGTTGTGTGGCATTCGTACAAGTATCGGCAAGCGGGTtcataacaaatataattataGCTCATCATCAATGACATTATTTGgtcattttaacttttcaatTTGGgacttcccacttataatatagtattatctttatatttttttaatgtccTACGTAGAGAAAGGGCAATTTAGTTAGCAGTTAAATGGTTTTTGAACAAGCACAATTGAATCATCAAATTCTGTCATCAAATATCATTAAACGCAAAATATCGCTTTAGTTTGAATTTGTGATACTCTTGTCCACACATTAGTATTTCACACTCTCATATAAAACATACATAGATTTCATCAACATTTATGCTCTATAAAGTATGCAGAGTTTGTTGTGACACAAATTAGTACAATTGCacaagaagaaaatatcaaatacacatTATTATCAAAGAATTGGAGAGAATTTTAGGGGCTTGGTATGAGGGATGGAATAAGTAAGGATATCCCATGAGACcgttttatcaaaaattattatCCTTATTTGCGTACCAAATAACTCTCAAGACATTGTAATGTGCCAGAAAGGATTATTTAATGTTCAATAACATAAGTCCATGCAAAATGGATTAGAACCCCTGTTAACTTAGCTTACCACACAATCCAGTATCTCTAATCAGGGGCGAATCTACATGGCGAGGCGGGGGTGCCACGGCACCCATTGATTTCGGAAAAAGTaacgtgtatatatatagatcatatattattaaaagtgtgAAGTTCCAaacctcaaagttgaattatcattttgtccttcacttaaatattttaaaatattttttttaatgtacaaaatgtagaaatatattttaataactaattaaataatcaatgttaagtattcaatttaaattattgtaATTAAGATATAATGGAAGATAAAAATTCcttcaaatgaatgaaataagtTACATTAATTTGCTAGGTGGAAGTTCAAACATTTCAAATGAAAAGtattaaaagaaattgttaTATATTACAATCCCCAAAAATTTATTCTTCATCTCTATTTTGTATGTTTTCTCTTTCAGGTTTTCTTTTACCGACAATATTGTGTAGTTGAATTTGGTTTAGCCAATGTAAGACTCTCATCTTCCTCTCCTTTTTTACATAAAGTTCTTATGGTATGTTCTTTAGTATTTTGTATTCcgtcttatgttttaattttttatttatcatataaattatgCTCAATTCTTTAATTGTTGTCTAATGATTTGATCTTtcacatgaaaataaattattaaaattttgttgacACCATTTATGAGGTAGATTTTTAATTTCAGTGATAAATATATGATGCTTTTGCAGGCAATTGAATTACTTTGTTGCTTCTATTTTTCATGATAAGTATTGGATATGACTTCTTTATTTGCTAAATAGATATTTAGTGTTTACCTTCATTCTGTTAGGaacttgaatttattattttaataattgaagAATTTTTTATAATGTCTTTGTGGATTTTAAGAAGTTTATATTTGCTTCGTAAGAGTAACATACGCTTAAAAGTAAAAAGAATGTTAGACAAAAGATAGATGAccgttttacttctatattaaattaaaatgtttaacTATTTAATAAATTCGATATCAAATAGTAACTCATCACATTAGTCATGAATCAACCACCATAATGTCTATGAAATATCTTTGTATTGATTTCATGCTGGAGTaagttatgaattttttgttctttttgtatTCCAATTGGAAATATATATGGTTGTGTTTGTcctccaaaaagaaaaaaattggatctatattatatatagttttttatatatataaatatttgtattaatgtCCCACTAACTCTcctttatgtaaatatataaaaaaaaaattggatctatattactatatatagtctttttttatataaatatttgtattaatgtTCCACTAACTCTCctttatgtaaatataataactttcactaattattttcattatgatttttACCCCTACTCTCATTCATGATCTCATATGAGTTGAAGTCATATACATGATCCAGGACAACTCTTGTGTTCTTCGATCctatcaaaataaaaagttaaattatcattttatctctagACTTAATTaaagtatcaaaaaatatattaaaaaaaatcaatttaattattcctttaaaatccaaaaatgGTGAATTTGAGTAAATTAAATTCAGTATAGTCTAGTTTCATTTGACtaattgttcatttacttttaatatgACAACGCCTTAGGCTTTTAGCATTCTCTTTGGATGTAGGTATAATGCATTAAGTTCAGAAATTAAatctctattttaaaaaaatgaaaaaagaccATCTCATAATAATTTAGGTCTTTTCAACTACTCCAAACATCTTATAATAATGTGAATCTCTTCTATTTCTCCTAACATCTCATAATAAATTTTGTCTTTTCTACTACTCTTAAAATCACGTTATAAATAAgtctttttgttatttcatttgGTTAAAATATTCACAGTTTCTTGAGTCTTTTTCTCCACCATCTTCAGCTTCATGTACTTATCAACCCCATCCCTTACACCCACCCtaccttcttttttctttttttgcttactttcttaattttcatatatttgaatcAATACAAGGTTCTATGATTTTTAACCGCATTTGGATTGGTCATGATGTGATTCAATATATGTATCAATTTAGTTTTTATTGTTCATGCAAAATCGTCAGTTTCACAagacaaataatttttcattacaATATGTATTTATCTTTAAATTAGAGTACTATATATATGTCAGAAAAGTACTATCGAATTTGCAagaatttctaatttttcaacTTATGgacttgttatttttgttttcattgtatttgattttttttgtagcaCATAAGAAGTctatagtaatatatatatatatataaatttaatcattTGTCATAGAAGAAATGTTTTAAGTATTTCGGGATAAACGTGTGATGCACGTTCCCAGAGACtagtatgtatatataatgcaatatatattacttttgcTGTCACACCTCGAGCTATCCCCGAGACGTGGACACGGaatctaggaccacaagtgatcccaagctaatcctgctggcatgatcatgagcatactaaagataataaactgttgtggaaactaaatcataattttagattgaaaagatggggaatacccatatgctaaaagtgatataatatgaagactgatgagtttaatacaatgacgttactaactcaacactaagctgaaactaactatgtctgaaaatagcctctactggactagaaatacggggacaagccccagctaaatctagcaaaaactgaaactaaaagactaaatactgaaaagaaactcatgactattgtcctcggagaatgaggactcaacactgaatctgctgaactgaagaTCGGAAAATCGacctatgcgtgatctggatgctgagaacctgaacctacatcacgagaagatgtagcgcacgtatgtgtcagtacttgaaggataccaaacatgtaggatagaatgaagttgaaataaaacataactaaacaagcacaaaagcaggtataataatctgaacatgatttactgatttctgagctaactggatgcaatgaccaatttataacatactAAAACTTAATACTGAGtgtactgataaatggtcaatgcaaaaGAGACTGACTGAACTGtagagctactaataaccgataataaaaccacatgagctaaatgtggagtccgatgtatacgccccatcgagatgacccaatataccctgccagaggtatgaaggcatgctggcgtgatcataaactgattgcccagagaggggacttacaacctacttggctagtagttctgggactaattgggtacactgaaccctagtccaGCTCGGTATTATGATACTCCCATGGATTTAtatagttaactgattatgtctgaattttttataaatactggatagctcaaaacttgcaaactgagaatgcaacatttaatatgataatgatgcattaaaaaatgaGGCATCTAtaactaaataactaaaatatctaacctagcatgtgtaattcaagagctaaagaaatacaaagctagggttcttaaattcatgcgataaactgaataataacatgataatctgatttggaacatataaataataagttcatgaagttctgttgaagttctagaaaccctaagtctaatcatgatatggaatcaagaatctgactgaaaactagggacccaatgggtgaaatcccacatacctggtgatgaaattcacggagaaacacttagattttggggctggaactgttgGAGTCTTGCTAcattcttgaactagttttttttttttacctttttctcctttattgcttttaattttttatattttgattaatgTTTTGACTTAGAGTAAGTTTTAGTATgcttctaggcttaaactgactaaaatctgatgatttagggtcaaaatgacgtatcttagCGTTCAAACAAAGTGAGAAAAGACCAGAAGACCCCTGGGtaggttgggcctgttcgacagacctttactaaatAAAGCATAACGTTTTAGTCGGAGGTCAGGTTTTAAcaaggttggtggctatggaaagctaattcaattatatatctgcGGATAGGTCATGagacacctaatttattttgtgctacgagttatgaccatttgaagttgacctaactACACTTCCCCCTTAACTGCCTGCTAATTCCAACCTACGGATCGTGAGTCCACTTACGGACCGTGCTAGTTATCTGTGGCTCTTGTTAGAGAATGGGTGAATGAGGTCTCAATCGATGTTCATACACTACGGACCGTAACTTGACCTACGGACGTAGGTCCGTCCGTCGACCacgacttaaccaattttcctgggctaaaatttttgggagtttctgaccCCATCGATggatgtgcaggatggaccgtggtttaggctacggtccgtcgatgccaccgttggttgcaccagCAGATTTTTCtgtaaagctggtttttggtatgttttgtatacggggtgttacattatctccccttggtaacattcgtcctcgaatgaaggcTAAACTAGCtggaatagagggagagagctgcaaccCTACTacaaacactgagaactgactttctgactgaattgagttttgAGAACATGCAAGtatgctgaaaatgcaagtacaaactgagggaacatgattctaagaccgAATTAACACATGAATGACTagaaaaactgaagaggaactattacctcaagctggagtggaatcggaaggaaagaggtgaggatacttggctttcatggttgcttctgcttcccaagtagctccctctaggactgactcctccacaaaaccttgactaaagcgaattctttgtttctcaacctccTAACTTGACGATCAAGAGTTTCAGCTGGTAcacctcataagaaagactatctttcgttgtcacactctctaatggca
Proteins encoded:
- the LOC107001862 gene encoding 3,9-dihydroxypterocarpan 6A-monooxygenase — encoded protein: MAIVSIESQFHNLLFLFICLLCGLIIFQFLIKKSHKKIHLPPSPPALPFIGHLHLLGSLWHQSFQKLALRYGPFMLIHAGASTSYVVSNGAIAKEVFKTNDINFANRPEFGSSEYQIYNDTMFSIMDYNKLWIFLKKICMTEILSAQQISKFADVRKEEMMKVLEFFVKCSEQGDACDVGIQLMDMTNNLICRLIMSTRTSTNVNESAEIREIAKGIVLLAGQLGLGEIFGPLKKYDLLGAGRKAKALLLKFDKLMDGIIKKHEDERRVGGKERRDMMDILLEIADDENAEMKLTRNGIKGLFLDLFLGGTDTTSVGLQWGIAELLNHPKALKKLQEEIDRVVGPNRLVDDSDIPNLPYLQAVVKETLRVHPSLPLVFRKCREDCVVNGYTIPKNSRLVLNIYAINRDPNEWRDADEFIPERYLVNSGGGEENQLAIEPDELEAMKGQNFCYVPFGGGRRGCPGAGLAAAVLHRTLGILIQCFDWKIKGDEKLDMEQGVGFSSAMVHPLICYPVVRVNPLEIAN